Proteins encoded within one genomic window of Pseudorasbora parva isolate DD20220531a chromosome 3, ASM2467924v1, whole genome shotgun sequence:
- the LOC137071874 gene encoding C-X-C motif chemokine 11-6-like, translating into MKTIAAFVLLACLIAVGVKGQGGSSKGRCFCADKGANMVLVKNIEKVEIIPPSAFCRKHEIIVTLKNGAGRKCLNPESKFTKNVIIKAIEKSGQQSVPHSTTVTVPPKNILTSTPSAPTSFK; encoded by the exons ATGAAGACTATTGCAGCTTTTGTTCTTCTTGCCTGCCTGATCGCTGTAGGAGTGAAAG GGCAGGGCGGTTCTTCAAAAGGCAGGTGCTTCTGTGCAGACAAGGGTGCAAACATGGTTTTAGTGAAGAACATTGAGAAGGTTGAAATCATCCCTCCAAGTGCATTTTGTCGAAAACATGAGATAAT TGTCACTCTGAAGAATGGTGCAGGACGGAAATGCTTGAATCCAGAGTCAAAATTCACTAAAAATGTCATAATAAAGGCTATTGAAAAGAG TGGGCAGCAGTCTGTGCCACACAGTACAACTGTCACTGTGCCACCGAAGAACATCCTGACATCAACACCATCAGCACCAACATCCTTCAAATGA
- the LOC137071875 gene encoding C-X-C motif chemokine 11-6-like yields MTTFTAMVVLVCLLAVEVKSQARAPKGRCLCADQGVNRVPQKLIEKVEIIPPSASCENQEIVVTLKNVTEQKCLNPESKFTQKYIMKALKKRSLQKKA; encoded by the exons ATGACAACTTTTACAGCTATGGTTGTTCTAGTCTGCCTGCTTGCTGTAGAGGTGAAAA GCCAGGCTAGAGCTCCAAAGGGCAGGTGTCTTTGTGCTGACCAAGGAGTAAACAGGGTTCCTCAAAAACTGATTGAGAAGGTTGAAATCATACCACCAAGTGCCTCTTGTGAAAACCAGGAGATTGT tgtcactctgaaaaaTGTCACAGAGCAGAAATGCTTGAATCCAGAATCTAAATTCACACAGAAATACATCATGAAGGCTCTTAAAAAGAG AAGCCTGCAGAAGAAAGCTTGA